DNA sequence from the Terriglobia bacterium genome:
AGGGAGTGCAAGGGAATACGCGAACATTAATGGATGTGCGTGTTATCGCCGCAGCTCTTGCTGTCGCATTCATCTTAGTGTGCTCTATTTCAGCACAATCGCCGGTACGCCATACTGAAGGCAATTCCGTGACGAGCGGACGTGAGCTCTATAAAGTGCAATGCGCTTACTGTCACGGGACTGAAGGAAAAGGCGACGGGGAAGCGGCGCATCTTTTATTTCCAAGACCACGCGATCTTGCGTCCGGCCTTTTCACATTGCGCTCCACGCCGGCAGGCTCTCCTCCCACTGATGATGATCTTTTGCGCACGATTACGCGGGGCATCCCCGGGTCCGGCATGCCGAGCTTCTCTTTTTTGAATGAGGCCGAGCGCAAAGCTCTGGTCGCCTATGTAGAGAGCATGTCGCCTAAGTTTTCTTCCATGCGGGCGAAGGAGAATCAGTCTCTAAGTTTGAGCGCTAAGCCCGCGGAGTCTGCTGAAATCGTTGCTGCAGGAAAAGCGGTTTATGAAAAGGCACATTGCGCGGCCTGCCATGGCACAGCAGGCCAGGGGGATGGAGAAGGGGCCCGTGATCTGGAAGACGATGCTGGCTTTCCCATCAAGGTACGCAACTTTACTACCGGCCCATTCAAGGGCGGAGCTTCAGTTGAAGATATCTATCTGCGAATCGCTACTGGGATGGATGGAACGCCCATGCGAGTACGTCCGGGCTTGAGCGAGATAGAGCGATGGCAACTGGCGTACTACGTCAAATCGCTTTGCAAAGCGGCTAGTTGTGATTCTACTCCCATGCCCGCCAGCGGCTTGCTCCTTTCAGCCAGGACACGACGCAAGCTGCCGCTGGATGATCCTTTTGCCGCATCCTGGAACAGCGCTCCTACGCTTCGCATACCGCTGAACTCTCTCTGGAACCGCGGCATCGCCGCGCCTGACCTGAGGGTGCGATCGCTTAACGACGGTCATACGATTGCATTTCTTCTGGACTGGAATGACAGCACGAAAAACTCGAGCACTGTTTTGCCGCAGGATTTCAGCGATGCTGTGGCCCTGCAATTCTTTTCCGGTCAAGGAAATGCCACGCTGGCCATGGGAGACACTAATACTGAAGTCACCATCTGGCAGTGGAAAGCTGACTGGCAAGAACATATCGATCGCGGACGGAGATCCGGGCCAGAAGACGCGCATCCATGGATGGTGAATGATCCCTATCCCGTGCCGGGCGCGGCAGCGGTTGAAGCAGGAAATCCCATAGCACTTACACATCGCCTAACCCCCGTTGAAGAGGCGACAGCCCGGGGCTTTGGTACGGTAACGCCAAAGCCCCTGGGATCACAACTGGTCGCGGGAAAAGGTGTATGGCGAGACGGGCAATGGCATGTGGTGCTCTCACGCGCGATTGCGACGAATAGCGGTATTCGAAGCGAAGGTGAAACCAGGCTTGGCTTCGCCGTGTGGGACGGAAGCCAGGGCGATCGCGAAGGGCAGAAAGCAATTTCCACCTGGTACACCCTGATGCTGGGGCGAAAGTGAAACTACGCTACCAATCAAAGGAGAAATGAAATGGCCGACAAGGAGTTTGAGTCGGAAGACCCGATGCAACTGGTCGGCACGCTCATGGAGTGCGATGAAGAAGAGATCGAAGAGATGGGGCTGACTTTTGTCGAGGAGTTCGCGCGGATGCGATGGACGCGTGAAGAGATTATGGCTATTTTCGCCAATCCGCATTATCGCGGCCCGCACACCGTATATCGCGCCAAGGGGCCGGCTTTTATTTCTCGATTGATCGACCTGGTTACCGGCGTTAGTCCCGCCGCAACTTGTTCCACGGATACTTTTTCTCATCCGCAAGAAAACGCCGGGACGGCAAGTTCCAAACAGGAAGGTAAGTGCGATGCCTAAAGTCTATAACTGGCAATTGGGCCGGCCGATGGAGTTTCCACGGCCACAGCAGCGTCCTAAAAGGCAATTTTCCGCCGTGTTCAATATCAATCGCTGCATTGGGTGCCAGACTTGCACAATGGCATCCAAAAGCACCTGGACCCATTCGCCGGGACAGGAAGCAATGTGGTGGAACAACGTGGAGACAAAGCCTTTCGGCGGCTATCCGCATGGTTGGGACATAAAGACGCTTGAACTGCTGGGACCGCAACCAGGCTGGCAGCAGAGTGGCGCAAAAGAAGCAGACGTGAATACTTCAGGCCCTGAAAGCGCTCCCTATGGAGTGTATGAAGGGCAGACGCTGTTTGAAGCGGCCTTGAATCGTGTCTCTGGGAGCGAGCAAAAAGTTGTGGGCTATCTGCCTGCTGACCATGAGTGGCGCTATCCGAATATCTATGAGGATTCGCCCAATGAGCATCCTGAAATCAAAGATGGGATCACGACCCGTGGGTCCCAGCTTCCTGAGCACAAAACTTTCTTCTTCTATCTGGCAAGGATATGCAATCACTGCACGTACGCAGCTTGCCTGGCAGCTTGTCCTAATAACGCGATTTATAAGCGCCCGGAAGATGGAGTTGTTTTAATCGACCAGGAGCGCTGCCGCGGGGAGAGGAAATGTGTGGAGGCGTGCCCCTACAAAAAGGCCATGTATAACCAGGCGACGGGAACATCGGAAAAATGCATTGCCTGTTATCCGCGCCTTGAGGGCAAAGACCCTATCACCCAGGGCAAGCCGATGATCACGCGGTGTAACGCAGCCTGCGTCGGCAAAATTCGATTGCAGGGCTGGGTCGACGATCCTGAAGGTCCGCTGCATTTTCTTGTGCATAAGGAAAAAGTCGCTTTACCGCTTTATCCGCAATTCGGCACCGAGCCGAACGTGTATTACATTCCGCCGCGCTGGGCGCCACGCAAATATCTGGAACAGATGTTTGGGCCGGGCGTTGAGCATGCCATTGAACGCTACACGAATCCATCGCATGAGCTGCTTGGTGTATTGCAGCTTTTCAACTCAATCCAGGTGGTTATCTCCAAATATAAGGTGGCGGAAAAAGAAGCCATTGGCTATGACGACGATGGCCGTGAACTGGTGCGCGTCCCAATTGAAGAACCGATCTATATCCGTCCTAAAAAGCATTTGAACATTACTTAGCAAGGAAACTGGAGTTCCGGTATGCAAGAGATGAAATCAATGGCCTCGGCGGGTGCTATGCAGAACTCGGCAGGCATGCTTCCGTCCACCAATACCATGGCAGGCGAGAGCAAACGAGGCCGCACGGCGCGAAGCCGAGCCATGGTTTATTCCATCCTGGCCCAGGCTTTGTCCTCGCCAAGTGAGGCGCTTTGTTTGGCAGTCAGGGAAGGAGCCCTCAGTGCCTTGCTTGGCGTTGCACTCGAGGATGCACCGCCTGCTCATCGTCGCATGATCGAAGCCGGCTTGCTGGAGAGCTTTACGGCAATCTCCGGCGATGAATCTTTCGCCGGCGCAATTTTGGCCGAATACACGCGTCTGTTTTCATCAAACCTGCACTGCATGCAATACGAGGCCGACTACTTGGGGCGAAACGCAGAAAACTCTGTGCATGTAATTGCGGCAATCGCCAGCATGTATTCCACTTTTGGCGTCAGATTGGCGGACACAGTTGGAGAGCGCCCTGATCACATTGCCGTTGAGCTGGACTTCATGAATTTTCTTGCCGCCAAAGAAGCCTATGCCAGTGACAGGAACCAGGTTGCGAACGCCGGATTGTGCCGTCGCGCGCAAGTCTATTTCTTGAGCAAACATCTGGCCCGCTGGGGCCGCATGTTCGCCGGCAATCTTGCGCAGGCGACCATAGCATCTTTTTACCGCTCTATTTGTGAGCTTCTGGATCGATTCCTTGCCGCCGAAACCAGGTATTTCAAGATTGAAATCTCGCCGGTTATGCCGCAGGAAACCAATGCTTCAGAAAAGTGCGGCTGCAATCACTGTTCAGGGACTAACGCTGAGCAGCCGAAGGAACTGGTGCAGCTTACCGGGCTTGTTCAAGAAATGATGAGCAGAAGCGACTAGAGATTCCCGCAAGAACGAACCTAAAAGGAGACGTGAGTTATGGCTTCCCCCGCCACCGTGAATGTTGAGATTGCAGGTAAAGCTCCGGTCATTCTTACCCCAGTCGCTATTGAAAAGGCGAAACAGTTTATCTCTGAGAAAACACCTGTGCCTGCCGGGTTGCGGATTGGCGTAGCCGGCGGCGGCTGTTCTGGATTTACCTACTCCATGCACTTTGAGAACGTTGCCGGTGAGATGGACAAGATATACGGCTTTGACGGGCTGGCGGTTTTTATTGATGCCACGTCAGCCATGTATCTGCAGGGCTGCGTTGTGGATTATGAAGACACTCCAGACGGCGCCGGTTTCATCTTTGAAAATCCTAATCAGAAGACCACTTGTGGATGTGGATCTTCCTGCAGCGCTTAAGACAGTAGTGCGGCGGCCAGTTTGCCAGAAAGGACTCTCTTGACCACAACTCGACGCGAAGCTCTCAAATACATGGGAACAGTTTTTGGCGCCGCGCTCTTAAACGGCAAAACCACATTGCTCTCGCCGCTGGACTCGATTGGAAATCTTCTGGATTTTTTCCCCAGCCGCGGATGGGAAAAAGTTTATCGCGACCAATACAGCTATGATTCCACCTTCAATTTCCTGTGCGTGCCGAACGACACGCACAATTGCCGCTTGACGGCCTTCGTCCGCGATGGTGTGGCTCTCAGAATTGAACAGGCTTATGACATGGGCGGAGTCGGCGATCTTTATGGCAACAAGGTTTCTGCCGGGTGGGCGCCGCGTGGATGCCTGAAAGGTTACACGCTGGTCCAGCGAGTTTACGGACCGCATCGCCATAAGTTTCCCACTGTGCGCAAATGCTGGCTGGAGTGGGCGGATGCTGGGTTTCCGCGCGAGGGAGATTACGTCGAGAGATATTTTAAAAAGCGCGGTGAGGACGATCGCGTCCGCGTTAGCTGGGACCAGGCCTTTACCCTGATCGCAAAGGCAATTCTCAATATCACGCAGACATATGGCGGGGCGGAAGGCGCGGCGTTGCTTGAGAGACAAGGCTATCCCAAGCCGATGATCGACCAACTTGGCGGCGTTGGCACGCAGGCCATCAAGATGCGCTCAGCCATTGCTGCATGCGGGCCGGTGTCAAAGCAAGGAGCGCTGGTTCGCTTTGCCAATATGCTTGCCCTGGTGGATACGCATGTACGCAAGGTAGAACCGGCGCAGGCAAAGGGCGCCCGCCATTGGACAACTTATGAATATCTTGGCGACATGGACCCCGGCTTCCCCCAGGTTACAGGAGTCAACTCCTTTGATGTTGACATGGCTGATATGCGCCACAGCAAGCTGGTGGTGGTGATTGGCAAGAATTTTGTCGAACACAAGATGGCTGATGTGCATTGGATGGTAGAGGGTATGGAGCGCAAGGCCAAGATTGTCGTGATCGGGCCCGACTACAACCCTACGTCGCAAAAAGCTGATTCGTGGATTCCCGTCCGGCCTGGCTCCGATACGGCGCTCCTGCTGGGCGTCGCCAATCTCATTATCCAGAAAAACTATCACGACGAAACTTTTATCAAGAAGCACTCTGACATGCCTTTGCTCGTGCGCCTGGATACGCTCAAAAAGCTGCGCGCCGCGGACATTATTCCCAACTACAAGAACGCGGAAAATACCGGCTACAGCGCGGAAGTCCAGAAGATCGATCCCAAGATGCGGGCGCAATGGGGCGACTACGTGGTTTGGAATGCAAAGACCAACCAGCCGGCGGTGATCACGCGCGAAGACGTAGGCGACAAAATGCTGGCCAAAGGAATTGACCCGGTTCTGGATGGAGAATTCACCGTGCAAACCGTGGATGGGAAGCCGGTTCGCTGCCGTACTGGGTTCAGCATTCAGCGGGAAGTGCTCTCCTATTACACCGTGGAGCGAGTTTCGCAGATCACGAGCACGCCGCCGAATTTGATCGAGCAACTGGCGCATGACATCGGCACCATCAAGCCGTGCGCGATGCATTCCGGCGAGGGGGTAAACCACTACTACCACGCGGACCTTAAAGGCCGAGCCGTCATTATGCTGTGCACCTTGACCGGCAATTTGGGCACCTTTGGAGCAGGACCAGGAACGTGGGCCGGCAATTACAAAGTCAATTCCATGGATGGTCTGCCCGCGTATGTGGCGGAAGATCCCTTCAACCCCAATGAGGCCACGCCGAAACTCCGCAAGACGTACACCGAAGAGCATCCGGTGTTCTGGGTGAATGGCGGGCCAACGTGGGCGACGGGAAAGACCCACATGCCTACGCCCACGAAAATGATGTGGACGGCAAACACCAACATGATCAACAACTGCCCATGGCTTTATAACCTGCTCACGCATGAGCTGCCCAAAGTGGAGTTGTTCATCAATAATGATTGGGAATATAACCTGAGCTGCGAATACTCTGATATCGCGCTGCCGGTCCCAAGCTGGCTGGAGACAACCCTTCCGGATATTGTGGGCTCGGCTTCCAATCCTTTTTGCAGCATCTGGAAAGGCGGAATTAAACCGATCTTCGATACGAAGATGGATGCGGAAACGGTCGCCGGCGTGGCGCGCAAGCTGACAGAGATGACCGGAGATTCTCGATTCGAAAACTACTTTAAATACATTTTGGAAGGGAAAGCGGAGTTTTACATCCAGCGCCTGATGGACGCTTCAACCACGCTCAAAGGCTATAACTGCGAGGAAATCCTGAAGTCGGGCCGCTCCGTCCTCATGAACTTCCGCACCTATCCACGGATTACGGGATATGAGCAAATCCAGGAGAGCGCGCCGTTTTACAACAAGACAGGACGACTGGAGTTTTACCGCGAAGAGGATACCTTTATTCGCGAAGGTGAAAATGTTGTCGTTCACCGCGAGCCGATCGAAGCCACACCCTATCTGCCCAACGTAATTATTTCTGGGCCGGCTGCGGGGCTCCGGCCTGAGCCACGAAATATTCCTGTTACCGCCACCAGCGCGGATGACAGAGGCAAGCGCAACCTTGTCTTGCCATGGGAAAAGGCGAAGGACATAGAGAATCCGCTTCACGCCAGGGGCTACAAATTTGTATTTATCAGCACCAAAACGCGGCATTCCACGCATTCCTCATGGATGATGGCGGACTGGAACAAGATGTGGATCTCCAGCTTTGGCGATCCTTACCGCAGTGACAAAAGATCACCAGGAGTTGGCGAGCCAGAGATCAGGATCAATCCACAAGATGCCAAGGCATTGGGCATCAATGACGGCGATTACGTGTGGGTGGATGCCAATGATGAGGACCGTCCTTATAAAGGATGGAAACCGGATGATCCGCTGTACCAGGCGGCGCGCCTTAAGTTGCGTGGCCGTTATGATCCCCGTGTTCGTCCTGGAATGGTCATTTCACGCCATGCGCCCTGGGCGGCAACGCCAAGAACTGTAGCCGCACAGCGCAATCGCAAAGATGGGCGCACTCTCAGTGACAGCGGTTATGAATCCAATTTCCGGAGTGGCTCACTGCAAAGCTGCGTGCGGGTTTATTGCCAGCCCACCATGATGACCGATGACCTGATACGAAAAAATTCAGTCGGGCAGGGCATTGGACAAGGGCAAGGCAATGATGCCTATGGCGTGAACACTCCTTACAAGGAAGCCCTGGTAAGGATTACAAAGGCTGAGGACGGCGGCATTGATGGCCACGGGCAGTGGGAGCCTACGCTCACAGGATTTACTCCCGGCAATGAGAGCGCAACCATGCGCGAGTACCTGGAAGGCAGCTTTATCAAGAATAAATCTGACTCATGAACTG
Encoded proteins:
- a CDS encoding iron-sulfur cluster assembly accessory protein translates to MASPATVNVEIAGKAPVILTPVAIEKAKQFISEKTPVPAGLRIGVAGGGCSGFTYSMHFENVAGEMDKIYGFDGLAVFIDATSAMYLQGCVVDYEDTPDGAGFIFENPNQKTTCGCGSSCSA
- a CDS encoding molecular chaperone TorD family protein, whose amino-acid sequence is MQEMKSMASAGAMQNSAGMLPSTNTMAGESKRGRTARSRAMVYSILAQALSSPSEALCLAVREGALSALLGVALEDAPPAHRRMIEAGLLESFTAISGDESFAGAILAEYTRLFSSNLHCMQYEADYLGRNAENSVHVIAAIASMYSTFGVRLADTVGERPDHIAVELDFMNFLAAKEAYASDRNQVANAGLCRRAQVYFLSKHLARWGRMFAGNLAQATIASFYRSICELLDRFLAAETRYFKIEISPVMPQETNASEKCGCNHCSGTNAEQPKELVQLTGLVQEMMSRSD
- a CDS encoding 4Fe-4S dicluster domain-containing protein codes for the protein MPKVYNWQLGRPMEFPRPQQRPKRQFSAVFNINRCIGCQTCTMASKSTWTHSPGQEAMWWNNVETKPFGGYPHGWDIKTLELLGPQPGWQQSGAKEADVNTSGPESAPYGVYEGQTLFEAALNRVSGSEQKVVGYLPADHEWRYPNIYEDSPNEHPEIKDGITTRGSQLPEHKTFFFYLARICNHCTYAACLAACPNNAIYKRPEDGVVLIDQERCRGERKCVEACPYKKAMYNQATGTSEKCIACYPRLEGKDPITQGKPMITRCNAACVGKIRLQGWVDDPEGPLHFLVHKEKVALPLYPQFGTEPNVYYIPPRWAPRKYLEQMFGPGVEHAIERYTNPSHELLGVLQLFNSIQVVISKYKVAEKEAIGYDDDGRELVRVPIEEPIYIRPKKHLNIT
- a CDS encoding molybdopterin-dependent oxidoreductase, yielding MTTTRREALKYMGTVFGAALLNGKTTLLSPLDSIGNLLDFFPSRGWEKVYRDQYSYDSTFNFLCVPNDTHNCRLTAFVRDGVALRIEQAYDMGGVGDLYGNKVSAGWAPRGCLKGYTLVQRVYGPHRHKFPTVRKCWLEWADAGFPREGDYVERYFKKRGEDDRVRVSWDQAFTLIAKAILNITQTYGGAEGAALLERQGYPKPMIDQLGGVGTQAIKMRSAIAACGPVSKQGALVRFANMLALVDTHVRKVEPAQAKGARHWTTYEYLGDMDPGFPQVTGVNSFDVDMADMRHSKLVVVIGKNFVEHKMADVHWMVEGMERKAKIVVIGPDYNPTSQKADSWIPVRPGSDTALLLGVANLIIQKNYHDETFIKKHSDMPLLVRLDTLKKLRAADIIPNYKNAENTGYSAEVQKIDPKMRAQWGDYVVWNAKTNQPAVITREDVGDKMLAKGIDPVLDGEFTVQTVDGKPVRCRTGFSIQREVLSYYTVERVSQITSTPPNLIEQLAHDIGTIKPCAMHSGEGVNHYYHADLKGRAVIMLCTLTGNLGTFGAGPGTWAGNYKVNSMDGLPAYVAEDPFNPNEATPKLRKTYTEEHPVFWVNGGPTWATGKTHMPTPTKMMWTANTNMINNCPWLYNLLTHELPKVELFINNDWEYNLSCEYSDIALPVPSWLETTLPDIVGSASNPFCSIWKGGIKPIFDTKMDAETVAGVARKLTEMTGDSRFENYFKYILEGKAEFYIQRLMDASTTLKGYNCEEILKSGRSVLMNFRTYPRITGYEQIQESAPFYNKTGRLEFYREEDTFIREGENVVVHREPIEATPYLPNVIISGPAAGLRPEPRNIPVTATSADDRGKRNLVLPWEKAKDIENPLHARGYKFVFISTKTRHSTHSSWMMADWNKMWISSFGDPYRSDKRSPGVGEPEIRINPQDAKALGINDGDYVWVDANDEDRPYKGWKPDDPLYQAARLKLRGRYDPRVRPGMVISRHAPWAATPRTVAAQRNRKDGRTLSDSGYESNFRSGSLQSCVRVYCQPTMMTDDLIRKNSVGQGIGQGQGNDAYGVNTPYKEALVRITKAEDGGIDGHGQWEPTLTGFTPGNESATMREYLEGSFIKNKSDS
- a CDS encoding c-type cytochrome, with amino-acid sequence MDVRVIAAALAVAFILVCSISAQSPVRHTEGNSVTSGRELYKVQCAYCHGTEGKGDGEAAHLLFPRPRDLASGLFTLRSTPAGSPPTDDDLLRTITRGIPGSGMPSFSFLNEAERKALVAYVESMSPKFSSMRAKENQSLSLSAKPAESAEIVAAGKAVYEKAHCAACHGTAGQGDGEGARDLEDDAGFPIKVRNFTTGPFKGGASVEDIYLRIATGMDGTPMRVRPGLSEIERWQLAYYVKSLCKAASCDSTPMPASGLLLSARTRRKLPLDDPFAASWNSAPTLRIPLNSLWNRGIAAPDLRVRSLNDGHTIAFLLDWNDSTKNSSTVLPQDFSDAVALQFFSGQGNATLAMGDTNTEVTIWQWKADWQEHIDRGRRSGPEDAHPWMVNDPYPVPGAAAVEAGNPIALTHRLTPVEEATARGFGTVTPKPLGSQLVAGKGVWRDGQWHVVLSRAIATNSGIRSEGETRLGFAVWDGSQGDREGQKAISTWYTLMLGRK